The Candidatus Binataceae bacterium genome segment ATGCCAGGAAGATCTGTTTCCGTGGGTCGAGGTCAGCGTGGCTACGGGCAGCAACGGCAAACCGGAACCGGCCAATTTCAGCGGCGAAGGCGCGCTGTCGATGGGCTACTACGACGTCGAGCAGGGCGACATGAGATACTTCAACCGCTTGGCGCACCAGTTCGCCCTATCCGACAATTATCACCAGGCAATCATGGGCGGGACCGGCGCCAACCACCTCGCGATCGGTTATGGCACGACGATCTTCTATGCCGATGCCAACGGCAACCCCGCGGTACCGCCGAGCAATCAGATCGAAAACCCCAACCCGCAGCCCGGGACCAACAACTTCTATACCCAGGACGGCTACAGCGGCGGCTCCTACGTCAACTGCTCGGATAGCAGCCAGCCGGGAGTGGGCGCGGTGGACGCATACCTGGCCAGCTTGCCGTACCCAACCTTCCGCAATGGCGATTGCGAGACCGGCGGCTATTACCTGGTCAACAACTACAATCCTGGCTATCTGGGGACCGGGCAGCCGGCTCCGCTCGGCGCCAATCAATTCACTGTTCCGCCTACCCAGCAACCCAATCTGGGCACCCTGCTGCTGGCGCATCAGGTGTCCTGGCGCTACTACGGCGAGGGTTGGGCCGACGGCCAAGAGACGGGCGAAAACAGCACCTACTGCAACATTTGCAACCCGTTCCTGTACTCGACCCAGATCATGACCAATGCGACTACGCGCCAAAACAACCTCGGGGGCATCCGCGACCTGTACTCCGACATCGCCCAGGGCAGGCTGCCGGCGGTCTCGATCGTCAAACCCGACGGTTACCTCGACGGTCATCCGGCTTCCTCCAAGTTCGAGTTGTTCGAGGCCTTCTGCAAGAAGATCATCGACCAGGTGCGCGCCAATCCGGAGCTGTGGAAAAACACCGCGATCCTGATCACGGTTGACGAAGGCGGCGGCTACTATGACTCTGGCTACATCCAGCCGTTGGATTTCTTCGGCGACGGCACCCGAATCCCGCTGCTGGTGGTCTCGCCCTACTCCGAAGGGGTGGGGATGGTTCACAGCTACACGGATCATGTCTCGTTCGCCAAATTCGTGGAGGCCAACTGGAAGCTGCAGCCGATTTCCGACCGCAGCCGGGATAACCTGCCCAATCCGATCGCGATGCCCGGCAATCCCTATGTGCCCTCCAATAGTCCGGCGATCGGCGACTTGATGGATATGTTCAACTTCAAGCGCCACCGTGGTCTCGGTCAGGACCGCGGTAACCATTAACCGGCGACCGTCCGAAGGCGCCGCAAACTAGGCCGGGCGGGGCGTAAAATCCTCGCCCGGCGTTTTTTTACCTGCCGCCATGGCTTGGCTTGCGCGCCAGGGGCGGGCTTTGCGAGGATGGCTAGCGAGGACAATTCGATGGGTCGGTTAGAGGAAGAAAACAAACGGATTGTGCGCGACTACCATCGCACCGCGTTCGTGGAGCTGGATTACGAAGGGGCCCGGAAGTTCTTTGGCGCCCGTTATATTCAGCACAACCCTCATCTGGCCGACGGCGCTGAGGGAATTAAAGCCTTCATCGATCTACGCAAAGAGAAATTCCCCGATTCGACTCATCAGATCAAACGGATCTTTGCCGAAGGCGACTACGTTATCTGCCACATTCTATATGTCCCAGTTCCCAACACTCCGGGAACCGCGGTGGTGGATATCTACCGTCTAGAGGAAGGCAAACTGGTAGAACATTGGGACGTAGTGCAGGAGCTACCGGCTCATCCCGCCAATAACAATGGCGCCGTTTGAGGGCGCCACGCCTCTGCGGGGGAAAGGGGGTCTTCAGGCGCCGGAGGGAGCCGAGCGCCTCGCCCAGAGGCAAGTTCCTCCCCGGCTCGGAATGAGCACAACCGCGAAACCCGGCAACTTACTCCAGCACAGGGGCCTGAACGATGATTTTCAGCGA includes the following:
- a CDS encoding ester cyclase, giving the protein MGRLEEENKRIVRDYHRTAFVELDYEGARKFFGARYIQHNPHLADGAEGIKAFIDLRKEKFPDSTHQIKRIFAEGDYVICHILYVPVPNTPGTAVVDIYRLEEGKLVEHWDVVQELPAHPANNNGAV
- a CDS encoding alkaline phosphatase family protein, which encodes MQRLRRRKWVAAIALGAMLLGQGGAPMLYAQGAGGEAPGANDRATATPIQHVVLIIGENRTFDHLFGTFRPNPGQSVMNLLSEGIVNSDGTPGPNFARAQQWQASDTGSYSVHPDKTEPFSSLPQPTTGGAPTNAPFASVSAAEEVEPALPQPDYTLLTIGGTGLPSGLDTRFPADLADGPFDITNYISWNDYAGSPVHRFFQMWQQADCDSSAATQANPSGCQEDLFPWVEVSVATGSNGKPEPANFSGEGALSMGYYDVEQGDMRYFNRLAHQFALSDNYHQAIMGGTGANHLAIGYGTTIFYADANGNPAVPPSNQIENPNPQPGTNNFYTQDGYSGGSYVNCSDSSQPGVGAVDAYLASLPYPTFRNGDCETGGYYLVNNYNPGYLGTGQPAPLGANQFTVPPTQQPNLGTLLLAHQVSWRYYGEGWADGQETGENSTYCNICNPFLYSTQIMTNATTRQNNLGGIRDLYSDIAQGRLPAVSIVKPDGYLDGHPASSKFELFEAFCKKIIDQVRANPELWKNTAILITVDEGGGYYDSGYIQPLDFFGDGTRIPLLVVSPYSEGVGMVHSYTDHVSFAKFVEANWKLQPISDRSRDNLPNPIAMPGNPYVPSNSPAIGDLMDMFNFKRHRGLGQDRGNH